One window from the genome of Trabulsiella odontotermitis encodes:
- the copD gene encoding copper homeostasis membrane protein CopD — protein sequence MLASFWVALRFIHFATLMVAFGGALYSGWWAPARLRPLLSRRFRRIMRAALAVSAVSTALMLMVQGGLMAGGWQDVFRPDVWLAVMGTRFGNLWLWQIILAWLSLVVLLLKPARSMRFLLFLLGFQLILLAGIGHAAMHAGLPGVAQRFNHAVHLLCASAWFGGLLPFLYCLRLTQGQWRQLAIDTMMRFSRYGHFAVAGVILTGIINAWLVQGTFISDSDYGDMLLAKCALVALMVVIALVNRYVLVPRLSTNGGRAQQWFILTTQAEVVLGALVLLAVSLFATWEPF from the coding sequence ATGCTGGCGTCTTTCTGGGTTGCACTGCGCTTTATCCATTTTGCTACTTTGATGGTGGCATTTGGTGGTGCGCTGTACAGTGGCTGGTGGGCGCCAGCTCGTCTGCGCCCTTTGCTGTCGCGGCGTTTTCGCAGGATCATGCGAGCTGCGCTCGCCGTGAGTGCTGTCAGCACAGCGTTAATGCTGATGGTGCAGGGCGGATTGATGGCTGGCGGCTGGCAGGATGTTTTCCGGCCTGATGTCTGGCTGGCGGTAATGGGAACGCGCTTTGGCAACCTCTGGCTGTGGCAAATTATTCTGGCGTGGCTCTCGCTGGTTGTCCTCCTGCTGAAGCCTGCACGCAGTATGCGCTTTTTGCTGTTCCTGCTGGGTTTTCAGCTCATCCTGCTGGCGGGTATCGGCCATGCGGCAATGCACGCGGGATTGCCCGGTGTCGCGCAGCGGTTTAATCATGCGGTGCATCTGCTCTGCGCTTCTGCCTGGTTTGGCGGTCTGCTGCCATTCCTCTACTGCCTGCGTCTGACGCAGGGCCAGTGGCGACAACTGGCGATTGATACCATGATGCGTTTCTCGCGCTATGGGCATTTTGCCGTGGCGGGTGTGATCCTTACCGGTATTATCAATGCCTGGCTGGTTCAGGGAACGTTTATCTCGGATTCCGACTATGGCGATATGCTGTTAGCGAAATGTGCGCTGGTGGCGCTGATGGTGGTAATTGCACTGGTGAACAGGTATGTTCTGGTGCCACGACTTTCCACGAACGGGGGACGGGCGCAACAGTGGTTTATTCTCACCACGCAGGCTGAAGTTGTGCTTGGCGCGCTGGTGTTACTGGCGGTCAGCCTGTTTGCGACTTGGGAACCTTTCTGA
- the yobA gene encoding CopC domain-containing protein YobA, with product MGSTTSRLLQTSALLVSLLTTTGALAHAHLKNQSPAADRQAPETPRELMLTFSEGVEANFSGLTLTGPAQAKVATGPATVNGKNNTQLVVPLEQPLASGNYTVDWHVVSVDGHKTKGQYHFSVK from the coding sequence ATGGGATCCACCACATCGCGACTGCTGCAGACGTCAGCCCTTCTGGTCAGCCTGCTGACCACCACCGGCGCGCTGGCGCATGCGCATCTGAAAAACCAGTCACCTGCGGCTGACCGCCAGGCGCCAGAGACTCCCCGCGAGCTGATGCTGACTTTCTCTGAAGGCGTGGAAGCGAATTTCAGCGGCCTCACGCTTACCGGACCAGCACAGGCAAAAGTCGCTACCGGGCCGGCCACCGTGAATGGCAAAAACAATACTCAACTGGTGGTTCCTCTCGAACAACCGCTGGCGTCGGGTAACTATACCGTGGACTGGCACGTCGTTTCCGTTGACGGCCACAAAACGAAAGGGCAATACCATTTCAGTGTGAAATAA
- a CDS encoding DNA polymerase III subunit theta: MYANLAKLPQEEMDKINVDLAAAGVVFKERYNMPVVAEVVEREQPEHLRNWFRERLIAHRLASVSLSRLPYEPKIK; encoded by the coding sequence GTGTACGCGAATCTGGCAAAACTTCCCCAGGAAGAGATGGATAAAATCAACGTTGACCTGGCTGCCGCCGGGGTGGTGTTTAAAGAGCGTTATAACATGCCGGTTGTGGCAGAAGTGGTTGAGCGTGAACAGCCTGAGCATCTGCGCAACTGGTTTCGCGAACGGCTGATCGCGCACCGACTGGCATCTGTTTCTCTCTCCCGCCTGCCCTATGAGCCGAAAATAAAGTAA
- the exoX gene encoding exodeoxyribonuclease X, producing MLRVIDTETCGLQGGIVEIASVDVVDGVITNPMSHLVRPDRPISPQAMAIHRITEAMVADKPWIEEIVPHYQGCAWYVAHNASFDSRVLPEMHGEWICTMKLARRLWPGIKYSNMALYKSRKLSVTPPPGLHHHRALYDCYITAALLIDIMNVSGWTPDEMADITGRPGLITTFSFGKYRGKPVAEVAQDDPGYLRWLFNNLDRMSPELRLTLRHYLGE from the coding sequence ATGCTGCGCGTTATTGATACGGAAACCTGCGGTCTGCAAGGCGGGATTGTCGAAATTGCCTCTGTGGACGTTGTTGATGGTGTCATTACCAACCCGATGAGCCATCTCGTGCGCCCGGACCGCCCTATCAGCCCGCAGGCGATGGCGATCCACCGTATTACCGAAGCAATGGTTGCCGACAAGCCATGGATTGAAGAGATCGTTCCGCATTATCAGGGCTGCGCATGGTATGTGGCGCACAACGCCAGTTTTGACAGCCGGGTATTGCCGGAGATGCACGGCGAATGGATTTGCACCATGAAGCTGGCGCGTCGGCTGTGGCCTGGCATCAAATACAGCAATATGGCGCTGTATAAATCCCGCAAGCTCAGCGTGACGCCGCCGCCCGGCCTGCATCATCACCGCGCGCTGTATGACTGCTATATCACCGCCGCTCTGCTCATCGACATCATGAATGTTTCCGGCTGGACGCCTGACGAAATGGCGGATATTACCGGGCGTCCGGGTCTGATTACCACCTTTAGTTTTGGCAAATACCGTGGTAAACCGGTTGCCGAAGTGGCGCAGGACGATCCCGGCTATCTGCGCTGGTTGTTCAATAACCTGGATCGGATGAGCCCGGAACTGCGCTTAACGCTCAGGCATTATCTGGGGGAATGA
- the ptrB gene encoding oligopeptidase B, which yields MLPKAKKRPHAMTLHGDTRIDNYYWLRDDSRSQPEVLEYLKQENDYGRQVMDSQSALQDRVLKEIVDRIPQQEISAPYIRNGYRYRYRYEPGCEYAIYQRQSAIKAEWEEWEELLDANQRAAHSEFYTLGSMAISPDNTIMALAEDYLSRRQYGLRLKNLVSGNWYPELLDNVTPDVVWGNDSMTLYYVRKHPVTLLPYQVWRHTVGTPMASDALVYEEHDETFYVSLHKTTSRHFVLIYLASATTSEVLLLDAELPDAQPTVFLPRRKDHEYSLDHYQHRFYVRSNRDGKNFGLYRSTVRDEGQWETLIPARDEVMLEGFTLFTDWLVVEERQRGLTSLRQINRKTREVTGIAFDDPAYVTWLAYNPEPETSRLRYGYSSMTTPDTLFELDMDTGERRVLKQQEVKGFDSSVYRSEHLWVNARDGVEVPVSLVYHKAHFRKGSNPLLVYGYGSYGSSMDADFSTSRLSLLDRGFVFAIAHIRGGGELGQKWYEDGKFLCKKNTFNDYLDVCDALLAQGYGHPDLCFGMGGSAGGLLMGAVINQRPSLFRGVIAQVPFVDVLTTMLDESIPLTTGEFEEWGDPKNAEYYHYMKSYSPYDNVEAKAYPHLLVTTGLHDSQVQYWEPAKWVAKLRELKTDENLLLLCTDMDSGHGGKSGRFKSYEGVAMEYTFLIALAQETLPGHAAE from the coding sequence ATGTTACCCAAAGCGAAAAAACGCCCTCACGCCATGACTTTACATGGTGACACACGAATCGATAATTACTACTGGCTGCGTGACGACTCCCGTTCGCAGCCGGAAGTGCTTGAGTACCTGAAACAGGAAAACGACTATGGCCGACAGGTGATGGATTCCCAGAGTGCCCTGCAGGATCGGGTGCTCAAAGAGATTGTCGACCGCATCCCGCAGCAGGAGATCTCTGCCCCTTATATCCGCAACGGTTACCGCTACCGGTATCGTTATGAACCGGGGTGCGAGTACGCCATCTATCAGCGACAGTCAGCGATTAAAGCGGAGTGGGAGGAATGGGAAGAGCTTCTTGATGCCAACCAGCGCGCCGCGCATAGCGAGTTTTATACCCTCGGCAGCATGGCGATTTCGCCCGATAACACCATTATGGCGCTGGCGGAAGACTATCTTTCGCGGCGACAATACGGGCTGCGGCTGAAAAATCTTGTGAGCGGTAACTGGTATCCCGAACTGCTGGATAATGTCACGCCGGATGTGGTCTGGGGCAATGACTCTATGACGCTCTATTACGTGCGTAAACATCCGGTCACGCTGCTGCCGTATCAGGTGTGGCGGCACACCGTCGGCACGCCGATGGCGAGTGATGCACTGGTGTACGAAGAGCATGATGAGACTTTTTACGTCAGCCTGCATAAAACCACGTCGCGCCACTTTGTGCTGATCTATTTAGCCAGCGCCACGACCAGTGAAGTTTTGCTGCTGGACGCTGAGCTGCCGGATGCGCAGCCAACAGTTTTTCTCCCGCGACGCAAAGATCATGAGTACAGCCTCGACCACTATCAGCACCGTTTTTATGTGCGATCCAACCGCGATGGCAAGAATTTCGGCCTGTACCGCTCCACGGTGCGTGATGAAGGGCAGTGGGAGACACTGATCCCCGCGCGCGATGAAGTGATGCTGGAAGGCTTTACGCTGTTTACCGACTGGCTGGTGGTTGAAGAACGCCAGCGAGGGTTAACCAGCCTGCGGCAAATCAACCGTAAAACGCGCGAAGTGACCGGTATCGCCTTTGACGATCCCGCTTATGTCACCTGGCTTGCCTACAACCCGGAACCGGAGACCTCACGCCTGCGCTATGGCTATTCGTCGATGACCACGCCCGACACGCTGTTTGAGCTGGATATGGATACCGGCGAACGACGGGTGCTGAAACAGCAGGAAGTGAAAGGGTTTGACAGCAGCGTCTACCGCAGTGAACACCTGTGGGTGAATGCGCGCGATGGGGTGGAAGTGCCTGTGTCGCTGGTTTATCACAAAGCACATTTTCGCAAAGGCAGCAATCCGCTGCTGGTATACGGCTATGGCTCTTACGGCTCGAGTATGGATGCGGATTTCAGTACCAGCCGTCTGAGTCTGCTTGACCGGGGATTTGTCTTCGCGATCGCCCATATTCGCGGTGGCGGCGAGTTGGGTCAGAAATGGTATGAAGACGGCAAATTCCTGTGCAAGAAAAATACTTTCAATGATTATCTGGATGTCTGCGATGCGTTGCTGGCGCAAGGGTATGGTCATCCGGATCTCTGTTTTGGCATGGGCGGCAGCGCGGGCGGTCTGCTGATGGGGGCAGTGATTAATCAGCGGCCATCGCTGTTCCGGGGAGTTATCGCCCAGGTGCCGTTTGTCGATGTGCTGACCACCATGCTGGATGAATCCATCCCCCTGACTACCGGTGAATTTGAAGAGTGGGGCGATCCGAAGAATGCGGAATACTACCACTACATGAAAAGCTACAGCCCTTACGATAACGTCGAGGCGAAAGCGTATCCGCACTTGCTGGTGACGACCGGCCTGCATGATTCGCAGGTGCAGTACTGGGAGCCCGCGAAATGGGTGGCAAAGCTGCGCGAGCTAAAAACGGACGAGAACCTGCTGTTGCTCTGCACGGACATGGATTCCGGCCACGGCGGGAAATCCGGGCGATTCAAAAGCTATGAAGGCGTGGCAATGGAATATACCTTTCTGATCGCGCTGGCGCAGGAGACGCTGCCGGGTCATGCGGCGGAATAA
- a CDS encoding tellurite resistance TerB family protein: MSNWLNQLQSLLGQNSGTASTGGDQGLSKLLVPGALGGLAGLLLSSKSSRKLLAKYGTSALLAGGGAIAGTVLWNKYKDRMGGATQTAPVPEAQPASLDARTGRLILALVFAAKSDGHIDDKERAAIEQQMREAGVEAQGRALVAQAIEQPLDPQLLARDVQNEEEALELYFLSCAAIDIDHFMERSYLNALGDALNIPQDVRTSIEQDLQQQKQAL, encoded by the coding sequence ATGTCTAACTGGTTAAATCAATTGCAGTCGTTACTGGGGCAAAACAGCGGCACCGCCTCCACCGGTGGCGATCAGGGGTTAAGCAAACTGCTGGTTCCTGGTGCGCTGGGCGGGCTGGCAGGGCTTTTGCTTTCCAGCAAGTCGTCGCGCAAACTGCTGGCGAAATATGGCACCAGTGCGTTGCTGGCAGGCGGTGGCGCGATTGCCGGAACGGTGCTGTGGAACAAATATAAAGATCGAATGGGCGGCGCTACGCAGACAGCACCAGTGCCTGAAGCTCAACCCGCCTCTCTGGATGCGCGTACCGGGCGCTTGATCCTGGCACTGGTGTTTGCGGCAAAAAGCGACGGGCACATTGACGACAAAGAGCGTGCGGCGATTGAACAACAGATGCGCGAAGCGGGTGTTGAGGCGCAAGGCAGGGCGCTGGTGGCGCAGGCCATCGAACAACCGCTCGACCCGCAACTGCTGGCGCGCGATGTGCAGAATGAAGAGGAGGCGCTGGAACTCTACTTCCTCAGTTGTGCCGCCATCGACATCGATCATTTTATGGAACGCAGTTATCTGAACGCGCTTGGCGATGCGTTAAACATCCCGCAGGACGTTCGTACAAGCATCGAACAGGATCTTCAGCAACAAAAACAGGCACTTTAA
- the purT gene encoding formate-dependent phosphoribosylglycinamide formyltransferase — protein MTLLGTALRPSATRVMLLGSGELGKEVAIECQRLGLEVIAVDRYADAPAMHVAHRSHVINMLDGNALKALVEQEKPDFVVPEIEAIATDMLIELEAAGQNVVPCARAAKLTMNREGIRRLAAEELALPTSPYRFADSETAFRDAVDAIGYPCIVKPVMSSSGKGQSFIRSAAQLSDAWQYAQQGGRAGAGRVIVEGVVNFDFEITLLTVSAIDGVHFCSPIGHRQEDGDYRESWQPQQMSPLAQARAEEIARKVVLALGGYGLFGVELFVCGDDVIFSEVSPRPHDTGMVTLISQDLSEFALHVRAFLGLPVGGIRQYGPSASAVILPRLTSQNVTFDNVQAAVGAGVQLRLFGKPDIDGSRRLGVALAVAENAEQAVALAKTAAASVVVKG, from the coding sequence ATGACTTTATTAGGAACGGCGCTGCGCCCTTCAGCCACGCGCGTGATGTTGTTAGGTTCTGGAGAACTGGGTAAAGAAGTCGCTATCGAGTGCCAGCGACTGGGCCTGGAAGTGATCGCGGTCGACCGTTATGCCGATGCCCCGGCGATGCACGTCGCGCATCGTTCGCACGTCATTAATATGCTTGATGGCAACGCCCTGAAAGCGCTGGTTGAGCAGGAAAAACCCGATTTTGTCGTGCCTGAGATCGAAGCTATCGCCACCGATATGCTCATCGAACTGGAGGCGGCCGGGCAGAATGTGGTCCCCTGCGCCCGCGCGGCGAAACTGACCATGAACCGGGAAGGCATTCGCCGCCTTGCCGCCGAAGAACTGGCGTTGCCGACCTCCCCCTATCGTTTTGCTGACAGCGAAACCGCGTTCAGAGACGCGGTGGACGCGATTGGATACCCCTGCATTGTCAAACCAGTCATGAGCTCGTCCGGCAAGGGCCAGAGTTTTATTCGCTCTGCTGCGCAGTTGAGTGATGCCTGGCAGTATGCCCAACAGGGCGGCCGTGCCGGTGCCGGGCGCGTGATCGTTGAAGGGGTGGTGAATTTTGATTTCGAAATCACTCTGCTCACCGTCAGCGCCATTGATGGCGTTCATTTCTGTTCGCCGATCGGCCATCGTCAGGAAGATGGCGATTACCGTGAATCCTGGCAACCGCAACAGATGAGCCCGCTGGCGCAGGCGCGCGCCGAAGAGATCGCCCGTAAAGTGGTACTGGCGCTTGGCGGTTACGGCTTGTTTGGCGTTGAGTTGTTTGTTTGCGGCGACGACGTCATTTTCAGCGAAGTCTCCCCGCGCCCGCACGACACCGGTATGGTGACGTTGATTTCTCAGGATCTGTCAGAGTTTGCCCTGCACGTTCGTGCGTTTCTTGGTCTGCCCGTTGGCGGCATCCGTCAGTACGGGCCATCGGCGTCTGCCGTCATCCTGCCCCGGTTGACCAGCCAGAACGTTACCTTTGATAACGTGCAGGCGGCGGTTGGCGCTGGGGTGCAACTGCGTCTGTTTGGTAAGCCGGACATTGACGGTTCGCGTCGCTTAGGTGTGGCGCTGGCCGTGGCGGAAAATGCTGAGCAGGCGGTGGCGCTCGCCAAAACGGCGGCGGCGTCTGTGGTCGTGAAAGGGTAA
- a CDS encoding bifunctional 4-hydroxy-2-oxoglutarate aldolase/2-dehydro-3-deoxy-phosphogluconate aldolase: MKNWKTTAEAILTNGPVVPVIVVKKLEHAVPMAKALVAGGVRVLEVTLRTDCALDAIRAIAKEVPDAIIGAGTVTNVKQLKDVTDAGAQFAISPGLTEPLLKAATEGTIPLIPGISTVSELMLGMDYGLKEFKFFPAEANGGVKALQAIAGPFSNIRFCPTGGISPANYRDYLALKSVLCIGGSWLVPADALEAGDWDRITKLAREAVDGAK; this comes from the coding sequence ATGAAAAACTGGAAAACAACAGCAGAAGCAATCCTGACCAACGGGCCTGTAGTACCGGTTATCGTAGTGAAAAAACTGGAACATGCGGTGCCGATGGCGAAAGCGCTGGTTGCCGGTGGTGTCCGCGTACTGGAAGTGACTCTGCGTACCGACTGTGCGCTTGACGCGATCCGCGCCATTGCCAAAGAAGTGCCTGACGCGATCATCGGTGCGGGTACCGTCACCAACGTCAAACAACTGAAAGACGTGACGGACGCTGGCGCGCAGTTCGCCATCAGCCCGGGTCTGACTGAGCCGCTGCTGAAAGCGGCAACGGAAGGCACCATTCCGCTGATCCCAGGTATCAGCACCGTTTCTGAACTGATGCTGGGCATGGATTACGGTCTGAAAGAATTTAAATTCTTCCCGGCGGAAGCCAACGGCGGCGTGAAAGCGCTGCAGGCGATTGCCGGTCCGTTCAGTAACATCCGTTTCTGCCCAACCGGTGGTATTTCTCCGGCGAACTACCGTGATTACCTGGCGCTGAAAAGCGTGCTGTGCATCGGCGGATCCTGGCTGGTTCCGGCAGATGCGCTGGAAGCGGGTGACTGGGATCGTATTACGAAACTGGCGCGCGAAGCGGTAGACGGCGCGAAGTAA
- the edd gene encoding phosphogluconate dehydratase — protein sequence MNPIMLRVTKRIIDRSRETRAAYLERIHQAKTTTVHRSQLACGNLAHGFAACQPDDKAALKSMLRNNIAIITSYNDMLSAHQPYEHYPDIIRKALHSANAVGQVAGGVPAMCDGVTQGQDGMELSLLSREVIAMSAAVGLSHNMFDGALYLGVCDKIVPGLAMAALSFGHLPSIFIPSGPMASGLPNKEKVRIRQLYAEGKVDRMALLESEAASYHAPGTCTFYGTANTNQMVVEFMGMQLPGSSFVHPDAPLREALTAAAARQVTRMTGNGNEWMPLGQLFDEKVVVNGIVALLATGGSTNHTMHLVAMARAAGIIINWDDFSELSDVVPLMARLYPNGPADINHFQAAGGVPVLVRELLKGGLLHEDVNTVAGFGLSRYTMEPWLNNGELEWREGAAASLDSDIIASFDKPFSHHGGTKVLSGNLGRAVMKTSAVPVENQVIEAPAVVFESQHDVLPAFEAGLLDKDCVVVVRHQGPKANGMPELHKLMPPLGVLLDRRFKIALVTDGRLSGASGKVPSAIHVTPEAYDGGLLAKVRDGDMIRVNGQTGELTLLVDDAELAARQPHIPDLSASRTGTGRELFGALREKLSGAEQGATCITF from the coding sequence ATGAACCCGATAATGTTACGCGTAACAAAGCGAATTATTGACCGCTCGCGAGAGACCCGCGCGGCGTACCTCGAACGGATCCACCAGGCGAAGACGACGACGGTGCATCGTTCTCAACTGGCCTGCGGAAACCTGGCGCACGGTTTTGCTGCCTGCCAGCCGGACGATAAAGCCGCGCTGAAAAGCATGCTGCGTAACAATATCGCTATCATTACCTCCTATAACGATATGCTCTCGGCGCATCAGCCGTACGAACACTACCCGGATATCATTCGTAAAGCGCTGCACAGCGCGAACGCCGTCGGCCAGGTGGCGGGTGGGGTGCCAGCCATGTGCGACGGCGTGACGCAAGGACAGGACGGTATGGAACTGTCTCTGTTGAGCCGCGAAGTGATCGCCATGTCGGCGGCAGTGGGGCTTTCTCATAACATGTTCGACGGCGCACTGTATCTCGGCGTGTGCGACAAAATCGTCCCGGGTCTGGCGATGGCTGCGCTGTCGTTTGGTCATTTGCCGTCTATTTTTATTCCGTCCGGCCCGATGGCCAGCGGTCTGCCCAACAAAGAAAAAGTGCGCATCCGTCAGTTGTATGCGGAAGGTAAAGTTGACCGCATGGCGCTGCTGGAGTCTGAAGCGGCGTCGTATCACGCGCCGGGGACCTGCACTTTCTATGGCACGGCGAACACTAACCAGATGGTCGTCGAGTTTATGGGCATGCAACTGCCGGGCTCGTCGTTTGTTCACCCGGATGCGCCGCTGCGCGAAGCGTTAACGGCTGCCGCCGCGCGTCAGGTGACTCGCATGACTGGCAATGGCAACGAATGGATGCCGCTCGGTCAGTTATTTGATGAAAAAGTAGTGGTCAATGGCATCGTTGCGCTGCTGGCGACCGGCGGCTCGACGAACCACACCATGCATCTGGTGGCGATGGCCCGCGCGGCGGGTATTATCATCAACTGGGACGACTTCTCTGAACTTTCCGATGTGGTCCCGTTAATGGCACGTCTCTATCCGAACGGCCCGGCGGATATCAACCATTTCCAGGCGGCGGGTGGCGTACCGGTGCTGGTGCGCGAACTGCTGAAAGGCGGTCTGCTGCATGAAGACGTCAACACCGTGGCGGGCTTTGGCCTGTCACGCTATACCATGGAGCCGTGGCTGAACAACGGCGAGCTGGAGTGGCGCGAAGGGGCGGCTGCCTCGCTCGACAGCGACATCATCGCCTCGTTCGACAAACCGTTCTCACACCATGGCGGCACCAAAGTGCTCAGTGGCAACCTTGGCCGCGCGGTGATGAAAACCTCTGCTGTGCCGGTAGAGAACCAGGTTATCGAAGCACCTGCGGTGGTCTTTGAGAGCCAGCATGACGTGCTGCCTGCCTTTGAAGCCGGGTTGCTGGACAAAGACTGTGTCGTCGTGGTGCGCCATCAGGGACCAAAAGCGAACGGCATGCCAGAATTACATAAACTTATGCCGCCTTTAGGTGTATTATTGGACCGCCGTTTCAAAATAGCGTTAGTGACCGACGGGCGACTTTCCGGCGCATCAGGCAAAGTGCCGTCAGCTATCCACGTCACCCCGGAAGCGTACGATGGCGGTCTGTTAGCCAAAGTCCGCGACGGCGACATGATCCGTGTTAACGGGCAGACCGGCGAACTGACGCTGCTGGTGGATGACGCCGAACTGGCTGCCCGTCAGCCGCATATTCCTGACCTGAGCGCCTCGCGCACAGGTACCGGCCGCGAACTGTTTGGCGCACTGCGTGAAAAACTGTCCGGCGCAGAGCAGGGTGCAACCTGCATCACGTTTTAA
- the zwf gene encoding glucose-6-phosphate dehydrogenase has translation MAVTQTAQACDLVIFGAKGDLARRKLLPSLYQLEKSGQIHPDTRIIGVGRADWDKAAYTNVVREALETFMKEKIDEGLWDTLSGRLDFCNLDVNDTKAFSRLGKMLDQKERVTINYFAMPPSTFGAICKGLGEAKLNAKPARVVMEKPLGTSLETSREINDQVGTYFDECQVYRIDHYLGKETVLNLLALRFANSLFVNNWDNRTIDHVEITVAEEVGIEGRWGYFDQAGQMRDMIQNHLLQILCMIAMSPPSDLSADSIRDEKVKVLKSLRRIDRSNVREKTVRGQYTTGFAQGKKVPGYLEEEGANKSSNTETFVAIRVDIDNWRWAGVPFYLRTGKRLPTKCSEVVVYFKTPELNLFKESWQDLPQNKLTIRLQPDEGVDIQVLNKVPGLDHKHNLQITKLDLSYSETFNQTHLADAYERLLLETMRGIQALFVRRDEVEEAWKWVDSITEAWAADQDAPKPYQAGTWGPVASVAMITRDGRSWNEFE, from the coding sequence ATGGCGGTAACGCAAACAGCCCAGGCATGCGATCTGGTCATTTTCGGCGCCAAGGGAGATCTGGCTCGTCGTAAATTGCTGCCTTCCCTGTATCAACTCGAAAAATCAGGGCAAATTCACCCTGATACTCGCATCATTGGGGTCGGACGTGCAGACTGGGATAAAGCCGCGTACACCAACGTTGTGCGTGAAGCCCTGGAAACCTTCATGAAGGAAAAAATTGATGAAGGTTTATGGGATACGCTGAGCGGCCGACTGGATTTCTGCAATCTGGACGTCAATGACACTAAAGCCTTTTCCCGCCTTGGCAAAATGCTCGATCAAAAAGAGCGCGTGACCATTAACTATTTCGCCATGCCGCCAAGCACGTTTGGCGCAATTTGCAAAGGTCTCGGCGAAGCGAAACTGAACGCCAAACCGGCACGCGTGGTCATGGAAAAACCGCTCGGCACCTCGCTGGAAACCTCCCGCGAAATTAACGATCAGGTAGGGACGTATTTTGACGAATGCCAGGTGTACCGCATCGACCACTATCTCGGTAAAGAGACGGTACTGAACCTGCTGGCGCTGCGCTTCGCCAACTCTTTGTTCGTTAACAACTGGGATAACCGCACGATCGATCACGTGGAAATCACCGTTGCAGAAGAAGTGGGCATTGAAGGCCGCTGGGGCTACTTCGATCAGGCCGGGCAGATGCGCGACATGATTCAGAACCACCTTCTGCAGATTCTGTGCATGATTGCGATGTCGCCACCGTCAGATCTCAGTGCGGACAGCATCCGTGACGAAAAAGTGAAAGTGCTGAAGTCGCTGCGCCGCATCGATCGCTCCAACGTGCGTGAAAAAACCGTCCGTGGTCAGTACACCACCGGTTTTGCGCAAGGCAAAAAAGTGCCGGGTTATCTGGAAGAAGAGGGCGCCAATAAGAGCAGTAATACCGAAACCTTTGTTGCCATTCGTGTTGACATCGACAACTGGCGCTGGGCGGGCGTGCCGTTCTACCTGCGTACCGGTAAGCGTCTGCCGACCAAATGTTCAGAAGTGGTGGTCTACTTCAAAACGCCTGAACTGAACCTGTTCAAAGAGTCATGGCAGGATCTGCCACAGAACAAACTGACGATCCGTCTGCAGCCGGACGAAGGGGTGGATATCCAGGTGCTGAACAAAGTGCCGGGTCTGGACCACAAACATAACCTGCAGATCACCAAGCTGGATCTGAGCTACTCCGAAACCTTCAATCAGACGCATCTGGCAGATGCCTACGAGCGCCTGCTGCTGGAAACCATGCGTGGCATTCAGGCGCTGTTTGTGCGCCGTGATGAAGTGGAAGAGGCCTGGAAATGGGTCGACTCCATTACCGAAGCCTGGGCGGCGGATCAGGATGCGCCGAAACCGTATCAGGCAGGTACCTGGGGGCCGGTCGCTTCCGTGGCGATGATCACCCGTGATGGCCGTTCCTGGAATGAGTTTGAGTAA